One Alnus glutinosa chromosome 3, dhAlnGlut1.1, whole genome shotgun sequence genomic region harbors:
- the LOC133864431 gene encoding acyl-CoA-binding domain-containing protein 3-like, with protein sequence MEIFLELLLTIALSLLLSIVLALLLSLASAGEIKRASTVRSRRDSTGKSVTPQPKLEVEPKSRGCESERKIGFVEKADEYKTEPVRGFVSEGCESPTKDVGGANVVELGEKPIGEISVENLVDGSRKREKLCGIDFDEDGDVGVRDRLLDLDDDWEGVERTELEKVFGAAVAFVGASYNADRVSSLGSDVKMRLYGLHKIATQGPCHEPQPMPFKLSARAKWNAWQRLGNMTSEVAMEQYITLLSRRIPELMGDNKQVSEELEAFRKLASNLKASPPNQPGAVDERKMETKPRVEGLDVTGFRVQTP encoded by the exons ATGGAGATTTTTCTCGAATTGCTCTTGACCATTGCTCTTTCTCTTTTGCTCTCCATAGTCCTCGCGCTGCTCCTCTCATTAGCTTCTGCTGGTGAAATAAAACGTGCCTCTACGGTGAGATCACGCAGGGATTCGACCGGTAAATCGGTCACGCCCCAGCCTAAACTCGAGGTGGAACCGAAAAGTCGCGGTTGCGAAAGTGAGAGAAAAATCGGCTTCGTTGAAAAAGCTGATGAATATAAAACCGAACCGGTTCGAGGATTTGTGAGCGAGGGCTGTGAGTCACCGACGAAGGACGTTGGGGGTGCTAACGTCGTTGAGTTGGGAGAGAAACCCATCGGAGAGATATCTGTGGAGAACTTGGTTGATGGAAGTCGTAAGAGGGAAAAGCTATGCGGGATTGATTTTGACGAGGATGGAGATGTTGGTGTCAGGGATAGACTGCTTGATTTGGACGATGATTGGGAGGGGGTCGAGAGGACCGAATTGGAAAAGGTCTTCGGCGCCGCGGTGGCGTTTGTGGGCGCTAGTTATAATGCTGATCGAGTTTCGAGTCTTGGCAGTGATGTGAAGATGCGGTTGTATGGGCTTCACAAGATTGCCACCCAAGGGCCTTGCCATGAACCTCAACCAATGCCATTCAAGCTCTCTGCTCGCGCCAAGTG GAATGCTTGGCAACGGCTTGGTAATATGACTTCGGAGGTGGCAATGGAGCAGTACATCACCCTTCTCTCAAGAAGAATTCCTGAGTTGATG GGAGATAATAAACAGGTTTCTGAAGAACTCGAAGCGTTTAGGAAACTAGCTTCTAATTTAAAGGCATCGCCACCAAACCAACCAGGTGCTGTAGATGAAAG GAAAATGGAGACTAAACCTCGTGTTGAGGGATTGGATGTGACTGGATTTCGTGTCCAAACTCCTTGA
- the LOC133864803 gene encoding uncharacterized protein LOC133864803 isoform X2, giving the protein MGVVIESSVWEPNPALYIFIFLSCLASIFLFPLASNHGSTSKTPALFDHGFSSSFLRFQRNFLFLFSLASAMEGLWSVFGEFELAHYGVSREQMVLSLCVGSAAALFVGSFLGVLSDIIGPEKVCLIFCVHHLFVGIWKRIIAHPSVHVASICLSLASSIFSFSFETWMVVQHEKQGHRQDSMSDTFWLMTFVESASYIGSQALANWLVGDNMEKNIVSPSSAAIFLAVISIICVTGGLRGTAQAAAFKEYRVSFYAYILDKRIWLLAWAQACLHFSITVFWILWAPTLVADGREVPLGLIYPCLLGARMLGSTVFPWLISGPSSLRTEDCLVYSFIIMGFVLSIIAYDYQEIGVLVTLFCLFHACVGLILPSLARLRTMYVPNELRGGMMSLSLAPANAAILLFMIQGGYYRNIGNAAIMAFAALGLLTAAGSMHVLKRLGKQPYQNWHKL; this is encoded by the exons atgggAGTGGTCATTGAGAGCTCCGTTTGGGAACCGAATCCCGCCCTATacatcttcatcttcctctCCTGCCTAGCCTCGATCTTTCTCTTCCCTTTGGCATCCAACCACGGCTCTACAAGCAAAACCCCGGCACTCTTCGACCACGGATTCTCATCCTCCTTCCTCCGTTTCCAGCGGAacttcctctttctcttttcgCTCGCTTCAG CAATGGAAGGACTGTGGTCAGTGTTCGGAGAGTTCGAGTTGGCTCACTATGGTGTTAGCAGAGAGCAAATGGTTTTGTCTCTCTGTGTTGGCTCTGCTGCTGCTCTTTTCGTTGGCTCATTCTTAGGCGTGCTTTCTGATATAAT AGGTCCAGAAAAAGTTTGTCTGATTTTTTGCGTCCATCACCTATTTGTTGGCATATGGAAGAGGATTATTGCTCATCCAAGTGTTCATGTAGCAAGCATCTGTTTGTCTCTCGCCTCTTCAATATTTTCATTCAGTTTCGAGACATGGATGGTGGTTCAACATGAAAAG CAAGGGCACAGGCAAGATTCAATGAGTGATACATTTTGGTTAATGACTTTCGTTGAGTCTGCATCTTACATTGGAAGCCAGGCTCTTGCAAATTGGCTGGTTGGTGATAATATGGAGAAGAACATAGTATCTCCTTCCAGTGCAGCTATATTCTTGGCAGTGATAAGCATTATTTGTGTTACTGGAGGATTGAGAGGAACTGCACAAGCAGCTGCATTTAAGGAGTACAGAGTGTCCTTCTATGCATATATTTTAG ATAAAAGGATATGGCTTTTGGCATGGGCACAAGCTTGCCTTCACTTCTCCATCACAGTGTTTTGGATTCTGTGGGCCCCAACATTGGTG GCTGATGGACGAGAAGTGCCTCTAGGGTTGATATATCCTTGTTTGCTGGGTGCGAGAATGCTAGGAAGCACAGTATTCCCGTGGCTTATCAGTGGACCATCATCACTTCGAACTGAGGATTGCCTAGTATATTCATTTATCATAATGGGATTTGTGTTGTCTATAATAGCTTATGATTATCAG GAAATTGGAGTTTTGGTTACACTATTTTGCTTATTCCATGCGTGTGTTGGCCTGATCTTACCTTCACTTGCCAGATTGAGGACTAT GTATGTGCCAAATGAGTTGCGTGGAGGAATGATGAGCCTTTCTCTAGCCCCTGCTAATGCAGCAATTCTGCTTTTTATGATCCAA GGAGGGTACTATCGGAACATCGGGAATGCAGCAATAATGGCATTTGCTGCATTGGGGCTACTCACAGCGGCGGGTAGCATGCATGTATTGAAGCGATTGGGGAAGCAACCATATCAAAACTGGCACAAATTATGA
- the LOC133864803 gene encoding uncharacterized protein LOC133864803 isoform X1: MGVVIESSVWEPNPALYIFIFLSCLASIFLFPLASNHGSTSKTPALFDHGFSSSFLRFQRNFLFLFSLASAMEGLWSVFGEFELAHYGVSREQMVLSLCVGSAAALFVGSFLGVLSDIIGPEKVCLIFCVHHLFVGIWKRIIAHPSVHVASICLSLASSIFSFSFETWMVVQHEKQGHRQDSMSDTFWLMTFVESASYIGSQALANWLVGDNMEKNIVSPSSAAIFLAVISIICVTGGLRGTAQAAAFKEYRVSFYAYILGDKRIWLLAWAQACLHFSITVFWILWAPTLVADGREVPLGLIYPCLLGARMLGSTVFPWLISGPSSLRTEDCLVYSFIIMGFVLSIIAYDYQEIGVLVTLFCLFHACVGLILPSLARLRTMYVPNELRGGMMSLSLAPANAAILLFMIQGGYYRNIGNAAIMAFAALGLLTAAGSMHVLKRLGKQPYQNWHKL, translated from the exons atgggAGTGGTCATTGAGAGCTCCGTTTGGGAACCGAATCCCGCCCTATacatcttcatcttcctctCCTGCCTAGCCTCGATCTTTCTCTTCCCTTTGGCATCCAACCACGGCTCTACAAGCAAAACCCCGGCACTCTTCGACCACGGATTCTCATCCTCCTTCCTCCGTTTCCAGCGGAacttcctctttctcttttcgCTCGCTTCAG CAATGGAAGGACTGTGGTCAGTGTTCGGAGAGTTCGAGTTGGCTCACTATGGTGTTAGCAGAGAGCAAATGGTTTTGTCTCTCTGTGTTGGCTCTGCTGCTGCTCTTTTCGTTGGCTCATTCTTAGGCGTGCTTTCTGATATAAT AGGTCCAGAAAAAGTTTGTCTGATTTTTTGCGTCCATCACCTATTTGTTGGCATATGGAAGAGGATTATTGCTCATCCAAGTGTTCATGTAGCAAGCATCTGTTTGTCTCTCGCCTCTTCAATATTTTCATTCAGTTTCGAGACATGGATGGTGGTTCAACATGAAAAG CAAGGGCACAGGCAAGATTCAATGAGTGATACATTTTGGTTAATGACTTTCGTTGAGTCTGCATCTTACATTGGAAGCCAGGCTCTTGCAAATTGGCTGGTTGGTGATAATATGGAGAAGAACATAGTATCTCCTTCCAGTGCAGCTATATTCTTGGCAGTGATAAGCATTATTTGTGTTACTGGAGGATTGAGAGGAACTGCACAAGCAGCTGCATTTAAGGAGTACAGAGTGTCCTTCTATGCATATATTTTAGGTG ATAAAAGGATATGGCTTTTGGCATGGGCACAAGCTTGCCTTCACTTCTCCATCACAGTGTTTTGGATTCTGTGGGCCCCAACATTGGTG GCTGATGGACGAGAAGTGCCTCTAGGGTTGATATATCCTTGTTTGCTGGGTGCGAGAATGCTAGGAAGCACAGTATTCCCGTGGCTTATCAGTGGACCATCATCACTTCGAACTGAGGATTGCCTAGTATATTCATTTATCATAATGGGATTTGTGTTGTCTATAATAGCTTATGATTATCAG GAAATTGGAGTTTTGGTTACACTATTTTGCTTATTCCATGCGTGTGTTGGCCTGATCTTACCTTCACTTGCCAGATTGAGGACTAT GTATGTGCCAAATGAGTTGCGTGGAGGAATGATGAGCCTTTCTCTAGCCCCTGCTAATGCAGCAATTCTGCTTTTTATGATCCAA GGAGGGTACTATCGGAACATCGGGAATGCAGCAATAATGGCATTTGCTGCATTGGGGCTACTCACAGCGGCGGGTAGCATGCATGTATTGAAGCGATTGGGGAAGCAACCATATCAAAACTGGCACAAATTATGA
- the LOC133863808 gene encoding probable prolyl 4-hydroxylase 9, giving the protein MKSKTAKGNWSLTTRKLRLLAVFLLCFLLFLAVAGFFASSRLTVQGISGARQRPRRLKSVNEGTEYSLLNPGETGDDSVTSIPFQVLSWRPRAVYFPNFATPEQCQGVIKMAEPRLRPSTLALRPGDTEESTKGIRTSSGVFLSAEEDKTGILDVIEGKIARATMLPRNHGEAFNILRYEVGQLYKSHYDAFNPTEYGPQKSQRVASFLLYLSDVEGGETMFPFENGLNMDASYDFQDCTGLKVKPRKGDGLLFYSLFPNATIDPMSLHGSCPVIRGVKWVATKWIRDQEQDD; this is encoded by the exons ATGAAAAGCAAAACCGCGAAGGGGAATTGGAGCCTGACGACGAGGAAGCTACGGTTACTGGCGGTCTTCCTCTTATGCTTCTTGCTCTTCCTCGCAGTCGCCGGCTTCTTCGCCTCTTCTCGCCTCACCGTTCAG GGTATTTCTGGTGCTAGGCAGAGACCGAGACGGCTCAAGTCAGTCAACGAGGGAACTGAGTACAGTTTGTTGAATCCTGGAGAGACCGGAGACGATTCTGTTACTTCAATTCCCTTTCAG GTTTTGAGCTGGAGGCCGCGGGCTGTATATTTTCCTAATTTTGCAACACCAGAACAATGCCAAGGCGTAATAAAAATGGCAGAGCCGCGTCTTCGACCGTCAACCTTGGCTTTACGGCCGGGAGACACAGAAGAGAGCACAAAGGGAATCAGAACAAG TTCTGGCGTATTTCTTAGTGCTGAGGAAGACAAAACTGGGATTTTGGATGTGATTGAGGGAAAAATTGCAAGGGCGACAATGCTTCCCAGGAACCATGGAGAG GCATTCAACATCTTGCGATATGAGGTTGGGCAGTTGTATAAGTCTCATTATGACGCATTCAATCCTACCGAATATGGCCCACAGAAGAGCCAAAGG GTTGCTTCTTTCTTGTTGTATTTGTCTGATGTTGAAGGAGGGGAAACCATGTTTCCATTTGAG AATGGCTTGAACATGGACGCAAGCTATGATTTCCAAGACTGTACGGGTTTGAAAGTGAAGCCACGCAAAGGGGATGGACTTCTATTTTATTCACTGTTCCCAAATGCCACCATTGATCCG ATGTCGCTTCATGGAAGCTGTCCCGTAATTCGAGGTGTAAAATGGGTGGCTACAAAGTGGATCAGGGATCAAGAACAAGATGATTAG
- the LOC133862983 gene encoding protein CONSERVED IN THE GREEN LINEAGE AND DIATOMS 27, chloroplastic-like: MLRLNVYCSLIPSSSHVKLGSSNGSWIVHYNRTWKPSQGIYVKALRDGETSGFRGRNWDPGLEIEVPFEQRPVNEYSSLKDGALYSWGELRPGPFFLRLGGLWLVAFTSLGVPIAAASFNPSREPLRFVLAAGTGTLFLVSLIVLRIYLGWSYVGDRLLSAVIPYEESGWYDGQMWVKPPEILARDRLLGSYKVKPVIKRLKQTLVGTGVLLVTAVLLFIFATPVEHFLQTTFGTKGNPSDVPASKISTKLNIRKEELLKLPAGVMADDDLAAAAAEAADGRPVYCRDRFYRALAGGQYCKWEDLVK; the protein is encoded by the exons ATGCTCAGGTTAAATGTGTATTGCTCTCTGATTCCCAGTTCAAGCCATGTCAAGCTTGGAAGCAGCAATGGTTCATGGATCGTTCACTACAACAGGACTTGGAAACCGAGTCAGGGGATTTACGTCAAGGCCTTGAGAGATGGGGAAACAAGCGGATTCCGTGGTCGGAATTGGGACCCTGGGTTGGAAATTGAGGTTCCTTTTGAACAAAGGCCG GTGAACGAGTACTCATCTCTAAAAGATGGAGCCCTATATTCGTGGGGTGAACTTCGTCCTGGGCCCTTTTTCCTTCGTCTTGGAGGCCTCTGGTTAGTAGCTTTCACAAGTCTAGGAGTGCCAATTGCAGCTGCAAGCTTTAATCCTTCAAGG GAACCTCTAAGATTTGTGCTAGCAGCTGGAACAGGAACTCTGTTCCTTGTGTCATTAATTGTCTTAAGAATTTACCtg GGATGGAGTTATGTTGGTGATAGACTTCTATCAGCAGTAATACCCTACGAAGAGAGTGGATGGTATGATGGGCAAATGTGGGTAAAGCCACCCGAG ATCCTGGCTCGTGATAGACTGTTGGGCTCTTACAAG GTTAAGCCAGTCATCAAAAGGCTGAAACAGACACTAGTAGGAACAGGGGTATTACTTGTTACAGCAGTTTTGCTATTCATCTTTGCTACACCAGTGGAGCATTTTCTTCAAACCACCTTTGGCACAAAAGGAAACCCATCAGACGTTCCAGCTTCAAAGATCAGCACAAAGCTTAATATAAG AAAAGAGGAATTGCTTAAATTGCCTGCCGGGGTGATGGCTGATGACGATCTAGCAGCAGCAGCTGCTGAGGCTGCTGATGGAAGACCAGTGTATTGCAGAGATAGGTTTTATCGTGCATTAGCAGGTGGACAGTACTGCAAATGGGAGGATCTAGTCAAATAA